One window of the Pseudomonas knackmussii B13 genome contains the following:
- a CDS encoding aldehyde dehydrogenase family protein codes for MSPTTASLAATPQPTQIDVFSPFDGSLVGSVPCLGPQDVPGLLAIARQGVRESAALPRHRRASILERTAQLIERDAADFAGLIVDEAGKTLRQAEKEVKRCINTLKLSAEEARRNAGEVVPFDAYEGSESRHGWFTRDPLGLILAITPYNDPLNLVAHKLGPAIAGGNSVILKPSELAPLSALKLVQYLVEAGLPESVVTVATGGADLGRALVAVREVRMISFTGGFATGEQIARGAGLKKLAMDLGGNAPVLVLEDCDLGAAVESCVSGAFWAAGQNCIGTQRILVQASIYEQFRERFVELTRAMVLGDPGRRETDIGPMITEASARRTEQLVSEALVEGARLLCGHKRQGALYAPTVLENVGHDSRLWREEAFAPVVMLEPFDDLEQAVAAANAPEYSLHAGLFTRDLSLALSLARRIEAGGVMVNDSSDYRFDAMPFGGSKYGSLGREGVRFAYEDMTQPKVVCINQLD; via the coding sequence ATGAGCCCGACTACCGCATCCCTGGCCGCGACCCCGCAGCCCACCCAGATCGACGTGTTCAGCCCCTTCGACGGCAGCCTGGTCGGCAGCGTGCCTTGCCTCGGCCCGCAGGACGTCCCGGGCCTGCTCGCCATCGCCCGCCAGGGCGTGCGTGAAAGCGCGGCACTGCCACGGCACCGCCGCGCGAGCATCCTCGAGCGCACCGCGCAGCTCATCGAACGCGATGCCGCCGATTTCGCCGGGCTGATCGTCGACGAGGCGGGCAAGACCCTGCGCCAGGCGGAAAAGGAAGTGAAGCGCTGCATCAACACGCTGAAGCTTTCCGCCGAGGAAGCGCGACGCAATGCCGGCGAGGTCGTGCCCTTCGACGCCTATGAGGGCTCGGAGTCGCGCCACGGCTGGTTCACCCGCGACCCGCTGGGGCTGATCCTCGCCATCACGCCCTACAACGACCCGCTGAACCTGGTCGCCCACAAGCTGGGCCCGGCCATCGCCGGCGGCAACTCGGTCATCCTCAAGCCTTCGGAGCTGGCGCCGCTGTCCGCGCTCAAGCTGGTCCAGTACCTGGTGGAAGCCGGCCTGCCGGAATCGGTGGTGACCGTCGCAACGGGAGGCGCCGACCTTGGCCGGGCGCTGGTGGCGGTGCGCGAGGTGCGCATGATTTCCTTCACCGGCGGTTTCGCCACCGGCGAGCAGATCGCACGGGGCGCCGGCCTGAAGAAGCTCGCCATGGACCTGGGCGGCAACGCTCCGGTCCTGGTGCTGGAGGACTGCGACCTGGGCGCCGCCGTCGAGTCCTGTGTATCGGGCGCCTTCTGGGCGGCCGGGCAGAACTGCATCGGCACCCAGCGCATCCTGGTCCAGGCGTCGATCTACGAGCAGTTCCGCGAGCGCTTCGTCGAACTGACCCGCGCCATGGTGCTCGGCGATCCGGGGCGGCGCGAGACCGATATCGGCCCGATGATCACCGAGGCGTCCGCGCGGCGGACCGAGCAGCTGGTGAGCGAGGCGCTGGTCGAGGGTGCGCGCCTGCTGTGCGGGCACAAGCGCCAGGGCGCGCTCTACGCGCCCACGGTGCTGGAGAATGTCGGCCACGACAGCCGCCTCTGGCGCGAGGAGGCCTTCGCCCCGGTGGTCATGCTGGAGCCGTTCGACGACCTGGAGCAGGCGGTGGCGGCGGCCAATGCGCCGGAGTACAGCCTGCACGCCGGCCTGTTCACCCGCGACCTGTCCCTGGCGCTGTCGCTGGCCCGGCGCATCGAGGCCGGCGGGGTGATGGTCAACGATTCCTCCGACTACCGCTTCGACGCCATGCCCTTCGGCGGCTCCAAGTACGGCAGCCTGGGCCGCGAAGGCGTGCGCTTCGCCTACGAGGACATGACCCAGCCCAAGGTGGTGTGCATCAACCAGCTCGATTGA
- a CDS encoding RidA family protein, which produces MITRYAEGARMSLAAAFGPFFETAGVAAEDTSQDVQGQLREVLATIDGLMAEAGVGKEQLTRVQIWLADYAHFDQVNAIYDAWLQGYPKPARACVGADLGEGYQVEVQVFAIRAV; this is translated from the coding sequence ATGATCACGCGTTATGCAGAAGGCGCCAGGATGTCCCTGGCGGCGGCCTTCGGGCCCTTTTTCGAGACCGCCGGAGTGGCGGCGGAGGATACGAGCCAGGATGTGCAGGGGCAGCTCAGGGAGGTGCTGGCAACCATCGACGGGTTGATGGCCGAGGCGGGTGTCGGCAAGGAGCAACTGACCCGGGTGCAGATCTGGCTGGCCGATTACGCCCACTTCGATCAGGTCAACGCCATCTACGACGCCTGGCTGCAGGGCTATCCGAAGCCCGCTCGCGCCTGCGTCGGTGCCGATCTGGGGGAGGGCTACCAGGTGGAAGTGCAGGTGTTTGCCATCCGCGCTGTCTAG
- a CDS encoding GlxA family transcriptional regulator produces MPSARNIGLLAIEGFQLLDISGPLDVFAEANVQAGAEIYRLQVVALRHGPLRASSGARLLPDIVIEDDPQATSLPRFNTLLVAGAPHVGDAPAEPRVLDWIRRTAPLARRFGSVCSGAYLLAEAGLLDGRRITTHWAMADPLARRYPQVTVDADAIHVRDGKLRTAAGVTAGMDLALALVEEDLGRDIALKVASQLVMYFKRPGGQAQFSRREAPAAANRSALQELQRWVAAHPAQPHDVRSLAARIGVSPRHLSRLFRDEVGLTPASWVEAARVSAARLLLEEGNIVPKQVAAECGFSSVDTLRRAFMRVVGVTPAEYRKRHATVLE; encoded by the coding sequence ATGCCTAGCGCACGCAACATCGGCCTTCTGGCCATCGAAGGCTTCCAGTTGCTGGACATATCCGGCCCGCTCGACGTCTTCGCCGAAGCCAACGTGCAAGCCGGCGCCGAGATCTACCGCCTGCAGGTGGTAGCGCTGCGCCACGGTCCGCTGCGGGCGTCGTCGGGCGCCAGGCTGCTGCCGGACATCGTGATCGAGGACGATCCCCAAGCGACGAGCCTGCCCAGGTTCAACACGCTGCTGGTCGCCGGCGCGCCGCACGTGGGCGACGCGCCCGCCGAGCCGCGGGTGCTCGACTGGATCCGTCGCACGGCGCCCCTGGCCCGCCGCTTCGGCTCCGTCTGCAGCGGAGCCTACCTCCTGGCCGAGGCCGGCCTGCTCGATGGCCGGCGAATCACCACGCACTGGGCGATGGCCGATCCACTGGCCAGGCGCTATCCGCAGGTGACGGTGGATGCCGATGCGATCCACGTGCGCGACGGCAAGCTGCGCACGGCAGCGGGCGTCACCGCCGGCATGGACCTGGCACTGGCCCTGGTCGAGGAAGACCTGGGCCGCGACATCGCCCTGAAGGTCGCCAGCCAGCTGGTGATGTATTTCAAACGTCCCGGCGGCCAGGCGCAGTTCAGCCGCCGCGAAGCGCCCGCGGCGGCGAATCGCTCGGCATTGCAGGAGCTGCAGCGCTGGGTCGCGGCGCACCCGGCGCAACCCCACGATGTGCGGAGCCTGGCGGCGCGCATCGGCGTCAGCCCAAGGCACCTGTCGCGCCTGTTTCGCGATGAAGTGGGCCTAACGCCTGCCAGCTGGGTCGAGGCCGCGCGGGTGTCGGCGGCGAGGCTCCTGCTCGAGGAGGGAAACATCGTGCCCAAGCAGGTGGCGGCGGAATGCGGCTTCTCCAGCGTCGACACGCTGCGGCGGGCATTCATGCGCGTCGTGGGGGTGACGCCGGCGGAGTATCGCAAGCGTCACGCAACGGTGCTGGAGTGA
- a CDS encoding HD domain-containing protein: MSLTLGDIAIPDSKLAREITELVRDTESPLLFHHSSRVYYWAALAARHRGLRYDAELLYAGAMFHDMGLTAAHSSHDKRFEVDGANAAADFLRSRGIGEREVEKVWTAIALHTTPGIPEFMAPEIALVTAGVEMDVLGIRYHSFAEADREAVVHEHPRTEQFKEDIIQAFYDGIRHKPETTFGNVKADVICDKEPHFYRGNFCSVIRASAWKG, from the coding sequence ATGAGCCTCACACTCGGCGACATCGCCATTCCCGACAGCAAGCTGGCCCGCGAAATCACCGAGCTGGTGCGCGATACCGAATCGCCTTTGCTGTTCCACCACTCCAGCCGCGTCTACTACTGGGCCGCGCTGGCGGCCCGGCATCGCGGGTTGCGCTACGACGCGGAACTGCTTTACGCCGGCGCCATGTTCCACGACATGGGGCTGACCGCTGCGCACAGCAGCCATGACAAGCGCTTCGAGGTGGATGGCGCCAATGCGGCCGCGGACTTCCTGCGCAGCCGCGGCATCGGCGAACGCGAGGTGGAGAAGGTCTGGACCGCCATCGCCCTGCACACGACGCCGGGCATTCCCGAGTTCATGGCGCCGGAGATCGCGCTGGTGACGGCAGGCGTGGAGATGGATGTGCTCGGCATCCGCTACCACAGCTTCGCCGAGGCTGACCGCGAAGCCGTGGTGCACGAGCATCCGCGTACCGAGCAGTTCAAGGAGGACATCATCCAGGCCTTCTACGACGGTATCCGGCACAAGCCCGAGACCACCTTCGGCAACGTCAAGGCCGATGTGATTTGCGACAAGGAGCCGCATTTCTATCGAGGCAACTTCTGCAGCGTGATCCGCGCATCGGCCTGGAAGGGCTGA
- a CDS encoding HD domain-containing protein produces MQTKTTRGAALPDSQLAREVRQLIRDTCSELLFAHSTRVYLWGALLGERRGLTFDPELLYVAAMFHDIGLTTLYRDSQLRFEVDGANAARDFLRSHRISESDIDRVWNAVALHTTPGIAEHMHAEIALLQAGAGMDVAGRGFEQFTDEERSLVLADYPRERDFANRMIDTFYQGMKHRPASTFGTFNDDFLAHRDPTFERVDLCNIILHSRWEKPC; encoded by the coding sequence ATGCAAACGAAAACCACGCGCGGCGCTGCGCTGCCGGACAGCCAGTTGGCACGCGAGGTCAGGCAGCTCATCCGGGACACCTGCAGCGAACTGCTGTTCGCGCATTCCACGCGCGTCTATCTGTGGGGCGCGTTGCTCGGCGAGCGACGGGGCCTGACCTTCGACCCCGAACTGCTCTATGTCGCCGCCATGTTCCACGACATCGGCCTCACGACGCTCTATCGCGACAGCCAGCTGCGCTTCGAGGTGGATGGGGCGAACGCCGCGCGCGATTTCCTGCGCAGCCATCGCATCAGCGAATCCGACATCGACAGGGTCTGGAATGCCGTCGCGCTGCATACCACGCCGGGGATTGCGGAGCACATGCATGCCGAAATCGCCCTGCTGCAGGCGGGGGCGGGCATGGACGTGGCCGGGCGGGGATTCGAACAGTTCACCGATGAAGAAAGGAGCCTGGTCCTGGCGGACTATCCCCGCGAGCGCGATTTCGCCAACCGGATGATCGACACCTTCTACCAGGGCATGAAGCACCGCCCCGCGAGCACCTTCGGCACCTTCAACGACGACTTCCTCGCCCACCGGGATCCCACCTTCGAGCGGGTGGACCTGTGCAACATCATTCTCCATTCCCGGTGGGAAAAACCGTGCTGA
- a CDS encoding aldo/keto reductase, which translates to MPLKSIPASELAISPLVLGGNVFGWTIDESRSLRLLDTFLDAGLNSIDTADMYSTWVPGHSGGESERIIGKWLASRPGQRDRITLFTKVGAELSPTRKGLSRRWILQAAEDSLRRLQTDYIDLYFSHYPDPQTPHEETLRAYEDLVAAGKVRAIGASNFSPAQLQAARATADELDLPPYSALQVEYNLYDRAGFESESLPIAIQQGCAVVTYFSLASGFLSGKYRRLADLGDSARREDLEKYFDARGMRILAALDQVAESHGIAPSEAALAWLRQQPGITAPIASATSESQMARLIRASTLQLDSDSLALLNGASRAATA; encoded by the coding sequence ATGCCCCTCAAATCCATTCCGGCCAGCGAGCTGGCCATTTCCCCGCTCGTCCTGGGCGGCAACGTGTTTGGCTGGACGATCGACGAGAGCCGCTCGCTGCGCCTGCTCGACACCTTCCTCGATGCCGGCTTGAACAGCATCGACACCGCGGACATGTATTCGACTTGGGTGCCAGGCCACAGCGGCGGCGAGTCCGAACGCATCATCGGCAAGTGGCTCGCCTCCCGGCCCGGGCAGCGCGACCGCATTACCTTATTCACCAAGGTAGGCGCCGAGCTCTCGCCGACCCGCAAGGGACTCTCGCGACGCTGGATACTGCAGGCGGCGGAGGATTCGCTGCGACGCCTGCAGACCGACTACATCGACCTCTACTTCTCGCACTACCCGGACCCGCAGACGCCGCACGAGGAAACCCTGCGCGCCTACGAGGACCTGGTCGCCGCCGGCAAGGTCCGCGCCATCGGCGCCTCCAACTTCAGCCCGGCCCAGTTGCAGGCGGCCAGGGCGACCGCCGACGAACTGGACCTGCCGCCCTACTCGGCGCTGCAGGTGGAATACAACCTCTACGACCGCGCGGGGTTCGAGTCCGAAAGCCTGCCAATCGCCATCCAGCAAGGCTGCGCGGTGGTGACTTATTTCAGCCTCGCCTCCGGCTTCCTCTCGGGGAAGTACCGTCGCTTGGCCGACCTCGGCGACAGCGCCCGCCGCGAAGACCTGGAGAAGTACTTCGACGCGCGCGGCATGCGCATCCTGGCCGCCCTCGACCAGGTCGCCGAAAGCCACGGCATCGCCCCCTCGGAAGCCGCGCTGGCCTGGCTACGCCAGCAGCCGGGAATCACCGCACCCATCGCCAGCGCCACCAGCGAAAGCCAGATGGCCAGACTGATCCGCGCCAGCACCTTGCAGCTCGATAGCGACAGCCTGGCACTCCTGAACGGCGCCAGCCGCGCCGCAACGGCATAG